From a single Anaerolineaceae bacterium oral taxon 439 genomic region:
- a CDS encoding dephospho-CoA kinase, with amino-acid sequence MRIGITGGIAAGKSAVLTLLREFGFEVFDADRIAHQAYRKGTPGFLAVVDRFGPEALSAETGEIDRRKLGEIVFRDRSALRDLEIILHPFVQREIEASLADSDRDAAVEAVKLFEAGLAECFDERWLVCVPEEVALERLVRERGFSVDSALARIRAQSDGLALNRSRADWIILGTTGLSELRRAIADRIGGLRKSVSMGDIK; translated from the coding sequence CTGCGAATCGGGATTACGGGCGGAATCGCCGCCGGGAAATCGGCGGTCCTGACGCTGCTCCGCGAGTTTGGTTTCGAGGTTTTTGACGCGGACCGGATCGCGCATCAGGCTTACAGGAAAGGGACGCCAGGCTTCCTGGCGGTCGTAGACCGGTTCGGTCCTGAAGCGTTGTCGGCGGAGACGGGAGAAATTGACCGGCGGAAATTAGGCGAGATCGTCTTCCGAGATCGATCGGCGCTGCGCGATCTGGAAATAATATTGCACCCTTTCGTTCAGCGGGAAATCGAAGCCTCGCTCGCGGATTCGGACCGGGACGCCGCGGTTGAGGCGGTCAAGTTGTTTGAGGCAGGATTAGCGGAATGCTTCGACGAGCGATGGCTGGTCTGCGTTCCGGAGGAGGTCGCGCTGGAGCGGCTGGTTCGTGAACGTGGCTTCAGCGTCGATTCGGCGCTGGCCCGGATTCGGGCGCAGTCGGACGGCCTGGCGCTGAACCGTTCCCGGGCGGATTGGATCATTTTGGGGACGACCGGGCTGTCCGAGCTGCGGCGCGCGATCGCGGATCGGATCGGCGGGCTCCGGAAATCCGTCTCAATGGGAGACATTAAATGA
- a CDS encoding amylosucrase: MAAAFPQARKRFVKQNERYWREFVERIQTYLPPLAIKYFEIYHDCAEAYPIFRTLVSSLIDSWMERPETLKKRDHAREKSADWFRSNEMVGGVCYVDLYAGTLKQLIKRIPYFKELGLTYLHLMPIFRCPAGENDGGYAISSYREVDPRLGSTRDVAKLAEALADAGIILVMDFVFNHTSDEHEWALKARAGDQRYANYYWIFEDRTIPDQFEATLREIFPDEHPGAFTYFPEMGRWVWTTFHSYQWDLNYQNPEVFVRMMEEMLSIANLGVDVLRLDAVAFIWKEMGTTCETRPTAMKLIEAFNLTARISAPSLLFKSEAIVHPDQVVQFISPERCQLSYNPLLMALSWEALATRDTKLLALSMATRFALPEHTAWVNYTRCHDDIGWTFSDEDAWSVGIDPQGHRAFLNQFYTGRFPGSFASGLPFQENPKTGDCRISGMMASLCGVEKAIGAQDERELSLAIGRMTVLFGVALTIGGIPLLYLGDELGLTNDYGYRDDPAHAEDSRWVHRHAFDKEVFADRRSSKTATGRIYRAVRRLIEIRKSEAIFRERSMTVLNGTSRYLFAYAKESDESVVVCVANFSEHLIPLRLADTHGFDGCAERVRELVEERTLSVGDLLSIDPYAFKIYLGTKCAAGE; encoded by the coding sequence ATCGCCGCCGCCTTCCCGCAGGCGCGCAAGCGATTCGTCAAGCAAAACGAGCGGTATTGGCGCGAGTTCGTCGAACGGATCCAAACGTATCTTCCGCCGCTGGCGATTAAGTATTTCGAAATTTATCATGACTGCGCCGAGGCGTATCCGATTTTCCGGACGCTGGTTTCGTCGCTGATTGACAGCTGGATGGAGCGTCCGGAGACGTTAAAAAAACGGGATCACGCCCGCGAAAAATCGGCGGACTGGTTCCGTTCGAACGAGATGGTCGGCGGGGTCTGCTACGTCGATTTGTACGCCGGAACGCTGAAACAGCTTATCAAGCGGATCCCGTATTTTAAAGAATTGGGGCTGACCTACCTGCACCTGATGCCGATTTTCCGCTGCCCTGCCGGCGAAAACGACGGCGGATACGCGATCAGTTCGTATCGCGAGGTTGACCCGCGGCTGGGGTCGACGCGCGACGTCGCGAAATTAGCGGAAGCGCTCGCGGACGCCGGGATTATTCTCGTCATGGATTTCGTTTTTAATCATACCTCCGACGAACATGAATGGGCTTTGAAAGCCAGGGCGGGCGACCAACGGTACGCGAATTATTACTGGATTTTCGAAGACCGGACGATCCCGGATCAGTTCGAAGCGACGCTCCGCGAAATTTTTCCGGATGAGCATCCTGGCGCGTTTACCTATTTCCCGGAGATGGGGCGCTGGGTCTGGACGACGTTCCATTCGTACCAGTGGGATTTGAATTATCAGAATCCCGAAGTTTTCGTCCGCATGATGGAAGAGATGCTGTCGATCGCGAACCTGGGCGTCGACGTTTTACGGCTGGACGCCGTCGCGTTTATCTGGAAGGAGATGGGGACGACCTGCGAGACGCGTCCGACGGCGATGAAGCTGATTGAGGCGTTTAACCTGACCGCGCGGATTTCCGCGCCGTCGCTCCTGTTCAAATCGGAGGCCATTGTCCATCCGGATCAGGTCGTTCAGTTTATTTCGCCGGAACGCTGCCAATTGTCGTATAACCCGCTGCTGATGGCGCTGTCCTGGGAAGCGCTGGCGACGCGCGATACGAAGCTGCTGGCGCTGTCGATGGCGACGCGGTTCGCGCTCCCGGAGCATACCGCCTGGGTCAACTATACGCGCTGCCATGACGATATCGGCTGGACGTTTTCCGATGAAGACGCCTGGTCTGTCGGGATCGACCCGCAGGGTCACCGCGCGTTTTTGAACCAGTTTTATACGGGACGCTTCCCCGGGTCGTTCGCGAGCGGACTCCCGTTTCAGGAAAATCCGAAGACAGGCGATTGCCGGATTTCCGGGATGATGGCGTCTCTTTGCGGCGTGGAAAAAGCGATCGGAGCGCAGGATGAGCGCGAGCTATCGCTGGCGATCGGGCGAATGACGGTCCTGTTTGGCGTGGCGCTGACGATCGGCGGAATTCCGCTCCTGTACCTGGGCGACGAATTAGGGCTGACGAACGATTATGGGTATCGGGACGATCCGGCGCATGCTGAAGATTCGCGCTGGGTTCATCGTCACGCGTTCGATAAGGAGGTATTCGCCGATCGCCGCAGCTCGAAGACGGCGACCGGGCGGATTTATCGGGCGGTCCGGCGACTGATTGAAATCCGCAAGTCGGAAGCGATTTTTCGCGAGCGGAGTATGACCGTTTTAAATGGAACGAGCCGTTATTTGTTCGCGTATGCGAAAGAGTCGGATGAGAGCGTTGTTGTCTGTGTCGCGAATTTCAGCGAGCATCTGATCCCGCTGCGGCTGGCGGATACGCATGGATTCGATGGCTGCGCTGAGCGGGTCCGGGAGCTGGTTGAGGAACGGACCTTGTCCGTCGGCGACCTGCTGTCGATCGACCCATACGCGTTCAAAATTTATCTGGGGACGAAGTGCGCGGCGGGGGAATAG
- a CDS encoding maltose alpha-D-glucosyltransferase — protein MSVESNWYQNAIFYQVYPRSFMDSNGDGYGDFQGLISRLDYIRGLGVDCIWLQPTYPSPLRDDGYDISDYKGVYAPFGTIQDFKRLVHEVHARGMRLISDLVINHCSSDHPWFQAARNDPSSKYFDYFVWSDNPKKYAEARIIFVDSQSSNWAYDEKVGKYYWHRFYPTQPDLNFDNPAVREEMKDVLRFWLDLGIDGFRADAVPYLYEREGTNGENLPETHAYLKELRKLMDEEYPGTILLCEANQWPRDVRAYFGDGDEFQLGFHFPLMPRVFMSIGKEDASSLVEILNATPAIPANCQWCTFLRNHDELTLEMVSEEDRQWMWNFYAPDPAMRMNLGIRRRLYPLMENDRRRVETAYSLIFTLPGSPVLYYGDEIGMGDDITQFDRNGVRTPMQWDATKNGGFSTADTTYLPAIRDGRYGYRSVNVAAQSDDSDSNLNRLKRMIEARRASEALGWGKLEWLTSGAPLPVLAYRRTTGGDTVIAVHNLTGGSRTSELKAEDGIYQDLLDSKIVVTAEGGKLRLTLGPRQFYWLRKVG, from the coding sequence ATGAGCGTTGAATCGAATTGGTATCAAAACGCGATTTTTTATCAGGTCTATCCCCGCTCGTTTATGGATTCGAACGGGGACGGATACGGCGATTTTCAAGGGCTGATCTCCCGGCTCGATTATATCCGCGGGCTGGGCGTCGATTGTATCTGGCTCCAGCCGACGTATCCAAGTCCGCTCCGCGACGACGGTTACGATATCTCGGACTATAAGGGCGTCTACGCTCCGTTTGGAACGATTCAGGATTTCAAACGCCTGGTTCATGAAGTCCATGCGCGCGGGATGCGACTGATTTCCGATTTGGTGATCAATCACTGTTCCAGCGATCATCCATGGTTCCAGGCGGCGCGAAACGACCCGTCATCGAAGTATTTCGATTATTTTGTCTGGAGCGACAATCCGAAAAAATACGCCGAGGCGCGGATTATTTTCGTCGATTCGCAGTCGTCCAACTGGGCGTATGACGAAAAGGTCGGAAAATACTACTGGCACCGTTTCTACCCGACGCAGCCGGACCTGAACTTCGATAATCCCGCGGTCCGCGAGGAGATGAAGGACGTGCTGCGGTTCTGGCTGGATCTTGGGATCGACGGTTTTCGCGCCGACGCGGTCCCGTACCTTTACGAACGCGAAGGAACGAACGGAGAGAACCTTCCGGAAACGCACGCATACCTGAAGGAGCTCCGGAAGCTGATGGACGAGGAGTATCCGGGGACGATCCTGCTTTGTGAAGCGAACCAATGGCCCCGGGACGTCCGCGCGTATTTCGGCGACGGCGACGAATTTCAGCTCGGTTTCCATTTCCCGCTGATGCCGCGCGTCTTCATGTCGATCGGGAAGGAGGACGCGTCGTCGCTGGTCGAGATTCTGAACGCGACGCCGGCGATCCCGGCGAATTGCCAGTGGTGTACCTTCCTGCGCAATCATGACGAGCTGACGTTGGAGATGGTCAGCGAGGAAGACCGGCAGTGGATGTGGAATTTTTATGCGCCGGATCCGGCGATGCGGATGAATCTGGGGATACGGCGGCGTTTGTATCCTTTGATGGAGAATGATCGTCGGCGCGTTGAGACGGCGTATTCGCTGATCTTCACGCTTCCGGGGTCGCCGGTCCTGTATTACGGCGATGAAATCGGGATGGGGGACGATATTACCCAGTTCGATCGGAACGGCGTGCGGACGCCGATGCAATGGGACGCGACGAAGAACGGCGGGTTCTCGACGGCGGATACGACGTATCTTCCGGCGATCCGCGACGGGCGTTATGGTTACCGGAGCGTCAACGTCGCGGCGCAGTCCGACGACTCTGATTCGAACCTGAACCGCCTGAAGCGCATGATCGAGGCTCGTCGGGCTTCGGAAGCGCTGGGATGGGGAAAGCTGGAATGGCTTACGAGCGGGGCGCCGCTTCCGGTTCTGGCTTATCGGCGGACGACCGGCGGCGATACCGTGATCGCGGTTCATAACCTGACGGGGGGATCGCGGACGTCCGAGCTGAAAGCGGAGGACGGGATTTATCAGGATTTATTAGATTCAAAGATAGTCGTCACCGCGGAAGGCGGAAAGCTCCGGCTGACGCTGGGTCCGCGTCAGTTTTATTGGCTGAGAAAGGTTGGATAA
- a CDS encoding sugar ABC transporter permease: MAAKTKSYESQKRMGQFFVNLVLVLIALIFFVPIFGIFVTSFRQSETIFNSGWWEFFPHRSWVEVMELKLPEDQQTSGVMTFTMDDGTEFTGDYQSLKNGVTVGSYRGTYHGAKRTRTLKVMEKRWVGFDLNLTLENYQNVLSGKAIQYKGADGSLLTRNGSDLSNSFLNSLTVTIPATIIPILIAAFAAYGFAWLNFRGRKLMFTVVVALLVVPLQIAIVPVLQDLTAVNLTGKFLGIWLSHTGFGLPLAIYLLFNYISTIPRDILESAFIDGASNFTVFTQLILPLSIPSIASFTIFQFLWVWNDYLVALVTLGGGKNEVVTQTLANMVGTKGNDWHLLTSGAFISMVIPMIVFLSLQRYFVRGMMAGSVKG; this comes from the coding sequence ATGGCGGCGAAAACGAAAAGTTATGAATCGCAGAAGCGCATGGGGCAGTTCTTTGTGAATCTGGTCCTGGTCCTGATCGCGCTGATTTTCTTTGTCCCGATTTTCGGAATCTTCGTGACGTCGTTCCGCCAGTCTGAAACGATCTTCAATTCCGGCTGGTGGGAATTCTTCCCACATCGTTCCTGGGTCGAGGTCATGGAGCTGAAACTCCCGGAGGACCAGCAGACCAGCGGCGTCATGACGTTTACGATGGACGACGGGACCGAGTTTACCGGCGATTACCAGTCGCTTAAAAACGGCGTCACGGTTGGAAGCTATCGCGGAACGTATCATGGCGCGAAACGGACGCGGACGCTTAAAGTTATGGAAAAGCGCTGGGTCGGGTTCGATTTGAACCTGACGCTCGAAAACTATCAGAATGTTTTGTCCGGGAAGGCGATCCAGTATAAAGGCGCGGACGGATCGCTCCTGACGCGGAACGGTTCGGACCTGAGCAATTCGTTCCTGAACTCGCTGACGGTTACGATCCCGGCGACGATTATTCCGATCCTGATCGCGGCGTTCGCCGCTTACGGCTTCGCCTGGCTGAATTTCCGCGGGCGGAAGCTGATGTTCACGGTTGTCGTCGCGCTCCTCGTCGTCCCGCTCCAAATCGCGATTGTTCCGGTTCTTCAGGACTTAACCGCGGTCAACCTGACTGGGAAGTTCCTGGGAATCTGGCTGTCGCATACCGGGTTCGGGCTTCCGCTGGCGATCTACCTGCTTTTCAACTATATCAGCACGATCCCGCGCGATATCCTCGAATCGGCGTTTATCGACGGCGCGTCGAACTTTACCGTCTTTACGCAGTTGATTTTACCGCTGTCGATTCCGTCGATCGCCTCGTTTACGATTTTTCAGTTCCTTTGGGTCTGGAACGACTATCTGGTTGCCCTGGTTACATTGGGCGGCGGGAAGAATGAGGTCGTGACGCAGACGCTGGCGAACATGGTCGGGACAAAGGGCAACGACTGGCACCTGCTGACGTCGGGGGCGTTTATCTCGATGGTTATTCCGATGATCGTTTTCCTCTCGCTTCAGCGTTACTTCGTTCGCGGCATGATGGCGGGGTCGGTCAAGGGTTAG
- a CDS encoding B12-binding domain-containing radical SAM protein, translating to MKPIDIEKNLDRFLLTIEKPGRYVGGEYNSVRKNPGEVQTRVALAFPDIYDLGVPNLGLAIFYDQLNRDPEIWAERVYAPWIDMEAEMRARGIPLYTLESKTPIAELDVIGFTLPYESLCTNLLNMLDLAGLPIQSADRGDGDPLIIAGGHATFNPEPMAPFIDAFVIGEGEEAFPDVIRVYQIWKSSGAPRGALLERLSEIPGVYVPAFFEPEYNADGTLAAMIPANDRLPKRIRKRIVPILPLPPEHFVVPSIDVIQNRVAVEIMRGCSRGCRFCHAGFVTRPVRERSVDEVLNAIDRALDETGYEEVALLSLSSSDYTQIQELVNRLRDTYVERKLNIALPSLRIESLSVEIFERLRGGRAGGFTLAPEAASDNVRSIINKPISQEQLLDTVDVIFTRGYQTIKLYFMIGLPGETIEDVEAIAETCLKVIKIGRRVHGKRSQLNVGVSTFVPKPHTPFEWAPVDNPENIRAKQAVLREKLRTPGIKVSWSDPNATFFEAWMSRGDRRLAEVIYEAWRNGAKFDAWQDHFKLDVWLAAFEANGLDPLFYSSRLREADEVFPWDHIDAGITKRTLRREYERSQRFELQPDCRTGCYGCGVNQAFSSMQPDAANPRKWFCPVIGRPAAEPVGEAL from the coding sequence TTGAAACCAATCGATATCGAAAAAAACTTAGACCGATTCCTCCTCACGATCGAAAAACCGGGACGTTACGTTGGCGGCGAATATAACTCCGTCCGAAAAAACCCGGGCGAAGTCCAAACGCGCGTCGCCCTCGCCTTCCCCGACATCTACGATCTCGGCGTCCCGAATTTGGGGCTGGCGATCTTCTACGACCAGCTCAACCGCGATCCGGAAATCTGGGCGGAACGCGTCTACGCCCCATGGATCGATATGGAAGCCGAAATGCGCGCGCGCGGGATCCCGCTCTACACGCTCGAAAGTAAAACGCCGATTGCCGAGCTCGACGTCATCGGCTTCACGCTTCCCTATGAATCGCTCTGCACGAACCTGCTGAACATGCTCGATTTGGCCGGACTCCCGATCCAAAGCGCAGATCGCGGCGACGGCGACCCTTTGATTATCGCCGGGGGTCACGCGACCTTCAATCCGGAACCGATGGCGCCGTTTATCGACGCTTTCGTGATCGGCGAGGGCGAAGAAGCTTTCCCGGACGTTATCCGCGTTTATCAGATCTGGAAATCGAGCGGCGCTCCCCGCGGCGCGCTGCTTGAACGGCTATCCGAAATCCCGGGTGTCTATGTCCCGGCTTTTTTTGAGCCCGAATACAACGCCGACGGAACCCTCGCCGCGATGATCCCCGCCAACGACCGCCTTCCGAAACGGATCCGGAAGCGGATCGTTCCGATCCTCCCGCTCCCACCGGAGCATTTCGTCGTCCCATCGATCGACGTGATCCAGAACCGCGTCGCCGTCGAGATCATGCGTGGCTGCTCGCGCGGCTGCCGCTTCTGCCATGCGGGGTTCGTAACCCGTCCCGTCCGCGAACGCAGCGTCGACGAAGTCCTGAACGCGATCGACCGGGCGCTGGACGAAACCGGATACGAAGAAGTCGCCCTCCTGTCTCTCTCTTCGTCCGACTACACGCAAATTCAGGAGCTCGTCAACCGACTCCGCGATACCTACGTCGAACGCAAACTGAATATCGCGCTTCCTTCGCTTCGAATCGAATCGCTTTCGGTAGAAATCTTCGAACGGCTCCGCGGCGGACGCGCCGGCGGGTTTACCCTCGCGCCGGAAGCCGCTTCCGATAACGTCCGCTCGATTATCAATAAGCCTATCAGCCAGGAGCAACTCCTCGATACCGTCGACGTTATCTTCACGCGCGGCTACCAGACGATCAAGCTGTACTTCATGATCGGGCTCCCCGGCGAAACGATCGAGGACGTCGAAGCCATCGCAGAAACATGCCTGAAAGTGATCAAGATTGGACGGCGTGTCCACGGGAAACGGTCGCAGCTGAACGTCGGCGTCTCCACTTTCGTTCCCAAGCCGCATACGCCGTTCGAATGGGCGCCCGTTGATAACCCGGAAAATATCCGTGCGAAACAGGCCGTGCTGCGGGAAAAACTGCGTACGCCCGGCATAAAAGTCAGCTGGTCCGATCCAAACGCAACCTTCTTCGAAGCCTGGATGTCGCGCGGAGACCGGCGGCTGGCGGAGGTCATCTACGAAGCCTGGCGGAACGGCGCGAAATTTGACGCCTGGCAGGATCATTTCAAGCTTGACGTCTGGCTCGCCGCCTTTGAAGCCAACGGGCTTGACCCACTCTTCTATTCGTCTCGCCTCCGCGAAGCCGACGAAGTCTTCCCCTGGGACCATATCGACGCAGGAATCACGAAACGAACGCTCCGCCGCGAATACGAACGCAGCCAACGGTTCGAGCTCCAGCCCGACTGCCGGACCGGGTGCTACGGCTGCGGCGTGAATCAGGCGTTCAGCTCGATGCAGCCGGATGCCGCCAACCCGCGGAAATGGTTCTGTCCCGTAATCGGCAGGCCCGCCGCCGAACCTGTCGGAGAAGCGCTATGA
- a CDS encoding protein-export membrane protein SecF — MDILSKRYWFFAFSLLLILPGLIVLAVKGLPMGIDFTGGTLMELSFAEGTRPEREELEAATIEYGIDGTVVNSGDTNAIVRAPALDTDQIEAYTDFIAEKYNQDPDALQFSVSTVGPSIGQEVTGRAGLAVLAAAIAVILYIWFAFRTIPNSFRYGICAVMAMVHDILIVLSLAALGQFWGWQFTSLTLTALLTVIGFSVQDKIVVFDRIRENTRLLRGIDYETLVNHSIVQTLERSINTQLMTSEFMLLALALLGGASLRDFSIILLVGLLMGTYSSIFIAAPLLVVWEKEDWKSWGKGGKRAEA, encoded by the coding sequence ATCGACATTCTCTCTAAACGCTATTGGTTTTTCGCCTTCTCATTGCTGTTGATCCTGCCCGGATTAATCGTTCTTGCGGTCAAAGGCCTGCCGATGGGGATCGATTTTACCGGCGGAACCTTAATGGAGCTCAGCTTCGCCGAGGGAACCCGTCCGGAACGGGAAGAACTCGAAGCGGCGACGATTGAATATGGGATCGACGGAACCGTCGTTAACTCCGGCGACACGAACGCAATCGTCCGCGCGCCGGCGCTCGATACCGATCAGATCGAAGCTTATACGGACTTCATCGCTGAAAAATACAATCAGGACCCGGACGCGCTGCAATTCTCGGTCAGCACGGTTGGGCCGTCGATTGGGCAGGAAGTCACCGGGCGCGCAGGATTAGCTGTCCTCGCCGCCGCGATCGCCGTCATTCTCTACATCTGGTTCGCGTTCCGAACGATTCCGAACAGCTTCCGTTATGGGATCTGCGCTGTGATGGCGATGGTTCATGACATTCTGATCGTGCTTTCGCTCGCCGCGCTCGGGCAATTCTGGGGCTGGCAGTTTACGTCGCTGACGCTGACGGCGCTGCTGACCGTGATCGGTTTCTCGGTGCAGGATAAAATCGTCGTATTCGACCGCATCCGCGAAAATACGCGGCTGCTACGCGGGATCGACTACGAAACGCTCGTGAATCATTCGATCGTTCAGACGCTCGAACGCTCGATCAATACGCAGCTGATGACGTCCGAGTTCATGCTCCTGGCGCTGGCGCTCCTTGGCGGCGCTTCGCTCCGTGATTTCTCGATTATCCTGCTCGTCGGCCTGCTGATGGGTACGTATTCATCGATCTTTATCGCTGCGCCGCTTCTCGTCGTCTGGGAAAAAGAGGATTGGAAGAGTTGGGGAAAGGGCGGAAAACGGGCCGAAGCCTGA
- a CDS encoding protein-export membrane protein SecD translates to MKKPIVNLVIILVIAALAVFIDIPREKGLKIGRLERTGNLYLGLDLQGGMQVLLEADVEPGVAVSAEQMETARTILENRSNGLGVSEVVFQIAGDSRIIAEFPGVTDTDEVLGTLKGTGLLEFVDTGDKAFNEGDPIKTDITAAADKAADMNAETDETSEEETGSADKMMNETTETEVEEADENETIYHTVLTGSDIKTVGVEMMNATTPVVTFELKDEGAKIFGDFTTNNINRFLTIVLDGKVISSPRINSAITDGAGMITGNFTIDSANALAVQLKYGALPVPLKIVEYKMIGASLGEDSLRKSLIAGLIGLAIACLFMLIYYRLPGLVAILTIVFYGLVTLAVYKLIPVTLSLAGIAGFLLTTGSAFDSNILMFERLKEELRDGRSVQHAASMCWTKAWSSIRDSNIATLITAAILFYFGSSFGATVVKGFAVSLMIGVVISLLSSYLVTRTLLYYFTRSVKDEADVKTKVFGL, encoded by the coding sequence ATGAAGAAACCCATTGTAAACCTCGTCATCATCCTCGTCATCGCGGCTTTGGCTGTATTTATTGATATTCCCCGCGAAAAAGGATTGAAAATCGGGAGGCTGGAACGGACCGGAAACCTTTATCTCGGGTTAGATCTTCAAGGCGGGATGCAAGTCTTACTTGAAGCCGACGTCGAACCCGGCGTCGCCGTCAGCGCTGAACAGATGGAAACCGCACGCACGATTCTCGAAAACCGAAGCAACGGCCTCGGCGTCAGTGAAGTCGTTTTCCAGATCGCCGGCGATTCGCGAATTATCGCTGAATTCCCGGGCGTTACCGATACCGACGAAGTTCTCGGGACGCTCAAGGGAACCGGGCTTCTCGAATTCGTTGATACCGGTGATAAGGCGTTCAACGAGGGCGACCCGATTAAGACCGATATCACAGCTGCGGCCGATAAAGCCGCGGATATGAACGCTGAGACGGACGAAACTTCCGAAGAAGAAACGGGTTCTGCGGACAAAATGATGAACGAAACCACGGAAACCGAAGTCGAAGAAGCGGACGAAAATGAAACAATTTATCATACGGTCCTGACAGGTTCGGATATCAAAACCGTCGGTGTCGAGATGATGAACGCGACGACTCCGGTCGTAACTTTCGAGCTCAAAGACGAGGGCGCGAAAATTTTCGGCGACTTTACGACGAATAATATCAATCGTTTCCTGACAATCGTCCTTGACGGGAAAGTCATCTCCAGTCCGCGAATCAATTCGGCGATTACCGACGGCGCCGGCATGATCACCGGCAATTTTACGATTGACTCCGCTAACGCCTTAGCCGTTCAGCTCAAATACGGCGCGCTTCCGGTCCCGCTGAAAATCGTCGAATACAAGATGATCGGCGCGTCGCTCGGCGAAGATTCGCTGCGAAAAAGCCTGATCGCTGGATTGATCGGTTTAGCGATCGCCTGTTTATTCATGCTGATTTACTATCGTCTGCCCGGCCTTGTCGCAATCCTGACGATCGTTTTTTATGGTCTGGTAACGCTCGCGGTTTATAAACTGATCCCGGTTACCCTCTCACTCGCGGGTATCGCCGGCTTCCTGCTGACGACCGGTTCAGCGTTCGACTCGAATATTCTCATGTTCGAACGGTTGAAAGAGGAACTCCGCGACGGACGATCGGTTCAGCATGCCGCCTCAATGTGTTGGACAAAGGCCTGGAGTTCGATCCGTGATTCGAATATCGCGACGTTGATCACCGCTGCAATTCTTTTCTATTTCGGTTCTTCGTTCGGGGCGACCGTTGTTAAGGGCTTCGCCGTTTCGCTGATGATCGGCGTAGTCATCTCACTTCTTTCGAGTTATCTGGTCACGAGAACGCTCCTGTATTATTTCACGCGTTCGGTGAAAGACGAAGCGGACGTCAAGACAAAAGTATTTGGACTCTAA
- a CDS encoding hydrolase, with amino-acid sequence MLIYNATLVTWETENRVIPNYAVRIDGKTIREIGSSAELLAKYPSEEKIDAEEKIVMPGQICAHTHFYGAFSRGMAIPGRPAKDFPEILNNLWYKLDRALDPESVRLSAELLTVNAVRNGCTALFDHHASPDAIDGSLDVIEDVIDKSGIRAALCYEVTDRNGKDGAKAGIRENVRFLTRLKNGGDLDGRLGGLFGIHACLSVDDDTLADCAASNPGDFGFHIHVGESQEDEWDSLYRTGKRCIQRLYDNGILNEKTIIAHAVHVDVAEMEMIREKKCWVSHQPRSNMNNAVGAAQVESMMRMGIPVCLGNDGFTFDMWSEWKTAYYLQKVVHRDPRRMGGYDVQQMGIYNNAALAGQAFGFGESFGKLVPGAPADLIFVDFHPFTAFSAGNIPWHIIFGMSESMITDTIVAGKFLMKNRELTTLDEKEIVARALRKYPQVWEKFNRLHEAAA; translated from the coding sequence ATGCTAATCTATAACGCAACCCTCGTGACCTGGGAGACAGAAAACCGGGTGATTCCCAACTACGCAGTCCGGATCGACGGAAAAACGATCCGCGAAATCGGATCATCCGCCGAGCTGCTCGCGAAGTATCCGTCCGAAGAAAAAATCGACGCCGAAGAAAAAATCGTCATGCCGGGTCAAATCTGCGCCCATACGCATTTTTACGGCGCATTCTCCCGCGGCATGGCGATCCCCGGACGACCCGCTAAGGATTTTCCGGAAATTCTCAATAACCTGTGGTATAAGCTTGACCGCGCGCTCGACCCGGAAAGCGTCCGGCTTTCCGCCGAGTTGCTGACAGTAAACGCCGTCCGGAACGGCTGTACCGCCCTCTTCGATCACCATGCCTCGCCCGACGCAATCGACGGTTCGCTTGACGTTATTGAAGACGTTATCGATAAAAGCGGGATCCGCGCCGCTTTATGCTACGAAGTGACCGATCGGAACGGGAAAGACGGCGCGAAAGCCGGAATCCGCGAAAACGTCCGCTTCCTGACCAGGCTCAAGAACGGCGGGGACCTCGACGGACGTCTCGGCGGCTTATTCGGAATCCATGCCTGCCTGAGCGTCGACGACGATACGCTGGCGGACTGCGCCGCGTCGAACCCCGGAGATTTCGGCTTCCATATCCACGTCGGCGAATCGCAGGAAGACGAATGGGACAGCCTGTATCGAACCGGAAAGCGCTGTATCCAGCGCCTGTACGATAACGGGATCCTTAACGAAAAAACGATCATCGCCCACGCCGTCCATGTCGACGTCGCTGAAATGGAGATGATCCGCGAAAAGAAATGCTGGGTGTCGCATCAGCCTCGATCCAACATGAACAACGCGGTCGGCGCGGCGCAGGTTGAATCGATGATGCGGATGGGGATTCCGGTCTGCCTCGGGAACGACGGGTTTACGTTCGACATGTGGAGTGAATGGAAAACGGCGTACTATCTTCAGAAAGTCGTCCATCGCGATCCGCGCCGCATGGGCGGATACGACGTCCAGCAGATGGGGATTTATAATAACGCGGCGCTCGCGGGTCAGGCGTTCGGTTTCGGCGAATCGTTCGGAAAGCTCGTCCCCGGCGCGCCAGCCGACCTGATCTTCGTCGATTTCCATCCGTTCACCGCGTTCAGCGCCGGAAATATCCCCTGGCATATTATTTTCGGCATGAGTGAAAGCATGATTACCGATACGATCGTCGCGGGAAAATTCCTGATGAAGAATCGTGAACTGACGACGCTCGACGAGAAAGAAATCGTCGCGCGCGCACTGCGAAAATATCCGCAGGTCTGGGAGAAATTCAACCGCCTCCATGAGGCGGCCGCTTAG